TGCAAAATGTTCATCCATTTTCCTACATGTCTTCCAAAACCATGATTGTACCCTGCTTTGGTCAGAGTTGTGGTCTTTCTGAATTCTATTCCTTTATATTACtgtggtaaattcttcaatttctgcttcctttctttgtagaatGTTAAATATTGAAGGATGCAGAGTTGTATGAATAGTTTAGAAAATATTAGTCATTCAATCTGAGAACCTCAGTGagatatctagtccaatctcttcatttattatgttataagaagtTGAAGCCCAGAGAGCCATTTCTGCCCAATATTCAAATCAAATGAGTAGGAGAGCTGGACTAGAACCTAACTCTCCTGATTCCTGGGtcagtgctttttttcttctcccccaccaGAAACTGAAAAATACTGGACAAGAAAATATTCCTGAAAGTTAAATAATGTAACCTTACCATAATGAGAATCTACACGATCGATAAGAGTCCATGTGACCACAGTTCAGCCAAAGGCCAAATAGGTAGAGAACATGGACTGATGTGGTTAGTTCCCTAACTTGTGGCTTCTTGTGGGAGCTGGGATGAGAGGTAGGACTCAAGGATAGTATACGATTTGAGTAGGTGAAGAAAGCAAGCTGTtcaaatgggaagaggaaggcagttgggtggtgcagtggatagagcactgggcctcgcatttggaagactcatcttcctgagttcaaatctggccaagtcactcaaccctgtttgcctcagtttcctcatctgtccaatgatctggagaaggaaatagcaaatcactccattttctttgccatgGAAATGCTACataaggtcacaaaaagtcagacacgactaaaattgactgaaaaacaaagtgagaaaTAGTGCAAACATGCTGGTTGTGATTTCATGGATAATTCCACTTGTAAAGCATGTTTCATGAAGTTCTGCCTATTTCAGTCCTTCTTTGACACtaattgttttgttcagtgaatgTCAATGTTACCTTGGCTTGTAGAACCAAAACATGACATTGATTGCCTGATTGGTAAGGTCATGCCACAGACAAGATGTTttccttgttcagttgtttagtgtctgactttttgtgaccccatttggcattttgttgctggttttccatttccttccacagcttattttacagatgaggaaactaaggtaaacaggatgaacatgacttgcatagggtcacacagctggcaagtgtctgaggctgcatttgcacttaggttttcctgactccaggcctagggctctttccaccatgtCATCTAGCCTGCCCCACAGGCAAGGTAAACAACTGCAGTTTTtctgtattataatttttatagataCTGTATACACGTAGCAATGTATTGATATAATAATATCCATCATTAAATATGTCAATCACCAGTTTTctgctatttaatttttaatattaatatccaAACTATCTTGTTGATAAAGTTATCTTTGACATTTTTTATCCTTCATTACCACCAATAAAATCCTGCTCGGTTCTTGATGGCATATTTTTAGTTTTGGTGttcaattgattttctttttttggtgactGAAATCTAAGGGGGAGAGGCTTTGATTTTACTAAACTCATTAGCAAGCATTTCttgagtgtctactgtgtgccctGTACTTTGAGGAGAGTAAGTAACTTTGTTAAAGTATCTTCACCTAATGATTCTCCAGTGTGCACTCTCCCATCATTTGGTATTTAGCTGCGTAATTGACATTCCATCCTGGCAGTTCTATAATCAATACCTTGGCATATTCATTCCAAACAGAGGGAGGCGCCATAGGCTCAGGATGTGTTCTAGTAGAGGaatgcagaaaagaaatgaagggtaCACCACTGGCTGGTAACTGAGCAGAAAAAAACACTGTATTAGAGAAACACTGTTAGGTATTTGAAGCGATATTGaagtaaatacagaaaagacctgaggaaataggtaaaaatgttttaagatttatgaagATGAGGTTGTTTGTGTGCCCTTTACTGCACAGGAAGACTAAGCCTTCTTGCAGGATACCTTTTCTGATTTACTTTATAAAGGAATAATATGACAATTGCACCGTATGATGAAACTGTAATATTACATAGGTTATTAGTTTGAGCAAGATAGTGATAATGAGAAACATCTGGCTTCTATTTCTGGCTGTGATCTTTGACCAAAGCATTTAATCACTCtgttattttcctcctcttcaaaatGGGAATTAAATCTCAACTTACTTGCTTCAGTTTTCACTTGTGACAGTGACCCTAAGATGGTTTAGAAGGTCCCACAAGGTCTAATCATATAGTCTGCCTTCTTTTTGTGCCCACGcatcttattcttttttaaagtaaacttGAGAACATAAAGCAACCTTTTGAAAAGGGAATCCTAATATTCTGGAATgacccataaaatagtcttttattaATGTTACTTCTTAATTAGGTAAGCCCTGACATATTCTGTTTAGTAATGGCTTTACTTCCAGGTATGGAAATGTGTGTTTGGGATAGCTCTTTGGGCAGATCTGCTTCAGTGTTAAGCAAAAACATTTGCACCTCTGCAGTTATTCTTTCGTTCATttggttaggtttttttttttcttagataatCTAGTTTTGAGTCCTGTCCTCGTGTGATTGATTAGCCCTTAACGTATGGCTTGATACCATTAGAGCCAGGTATCCCTCTGTTCTTCTCTGAAGATTTATAACAGAGCCTATTATTCACTCACTCAACAGTGCTCTGCCAGAGCTGCATTTAGTCTGGGAGTGAACACATCCTTCTCCGGAGTGAGGGAGTGAATGCCTTTCTATCTCCTAATATAAACCAGCTCCGAGGGATGAACTATTATTATCTGTTGGAGCTGTCTTCCCAAGGGGCTTCTGCTTTGTCTCAGCAGCATTCATGTTTCACTTAATGTCCTTCTTGGCTACCAACTGCGCTCCTCTACGGCAACAGACAGCACTTGGCTCAACACCTGTGCTGAGCCGAGCAAACACTGGCTTGGGGGGGAGCATCTGTCAGGGGCTTTCTGTTGGGCGTCTACGTGTGCTTTTTAGATTGAGAAGAACGTGAAGGTGTATAATCCTTCTCCTTGGGAAGCTACAGCTTGTACCTCTCCAATGTATTCCTGGAAACGAGCATGCTCAGAAGATTGGCAAATCCTTGTCCAGTGACCAGGAGGAAATGAGCATTGCTCTTAATTTATCATGCAAATTCTGAGGTGTCTTCAGAAGTGTGGCAAACTTACAATGATGGCTGTGGTGAGAACATCTCTTCAGAAAGTTGTGGTTTTGTTGCATCGTTTACAGAGGATGGCAGTTTCTTCTCCTCGGTACCAGAAGCTCTGTAAGGTAATTGTACCCTGAAAATGAACGTCTCAGGAGATTGATTATCTGACCTCTTTTTCAAGCTTTAAAAACTGTCCTGAGAGTGATGGCGTTGAGGTACTTTGCAGAATGCCACGTTACACAATTTATTTGGCTGAATTGTTTGTGTAGTTACATTTGGGCTAAGAATTGTAAATAGTATTACAGCTTCAATGAATGCTGTCTTTTCTAATAGACGAAAGGTTGTCTTGTTTATGATATTCTACTGAAGTGTTTGCAGAGAATGTAATTAGtcggtattttaaaaaatactttttcattcttctgaaaagCATCATCTTACTAGTGTAAGCATTTTACTGATGTAAGtgtcagaaaaattaaaagtagatcgtataaaatattattttaccctATTTCTATAAAACCAGTCCCCCTCCCAACacatctttcattctgtcatctcattaattttttctgtttctaaaatcAGAAGCGCATTTCGAGAACCATGGAAAATTGGTCTCTTTAGAGCTTGTTGCCTCCATTTTAGAacggttccttttttttttatttaggaagACTCCTTTGTCAGTAATTATATTAGATATCATAATATTGAAGTGTTAGAAGAGGATCTCAAGGGTTTTCCAGTTCCATCTCTGGCCccgatctctctctttttctctctgctttcacGGGTGGTCCTCTCTGCAAGTTTGGGCACTTCCATAGAGTGGGAAGAACTTAGAGTAAAACAAGTGTTATCTTGTAAGAAAAACTGAGCaggaaaagggaagtgatttaAAAGTTTCGAATTTCAGTTTGTCACTCCCTAAATCGTCCATGAGTTTGTACATCAGCCTCTCTTTTGAAGTTAGCACTGTCAGTGTTATTTGTGGAGAagctattatttataatttagagATAAGTCTTATTCCTATAACTTTTTCCAATGACTTGCTGCAGAATTCCATTTTAATATTAGTGTCAAACCCGTTTTCCAAAAGTTCCTTTCAAACATGATATTCTCAAAAACTTGGATTCAATCCCTTGTCAGACACACCTGTGAGCAGAATGAAACTTGgggcttttcattttctcctaatgtggctaatatagaatataaaaaatattgaactttATTTGCATGGCAAGTTTGTATGGTGCTGGAGAGCGAGGTGGACAACCAAAGTATTGTCTTTcgattcctttattttctttggacTTTGGCTAAAGCAGTTTTTCCATATAGAAAGTTTTCCTTGGGAGATGTATAGCAGGTTATGATTGACTGAAGTACTGAGGCATTCTTTGCAAGAACCTTCAGAAATATTTCTTACTCACTTGATTAGCTAAGCGAGGCTTCATAGATAGGATTTAATAACAATGTCAGCTGAGATAATCTGTATCTTTCATTTCCAATGTTTGATTCAGTGTGGTGTGTTTCAGTGCATGTCAGAGAATAAATCTGATCTGCTCAAAGCATTTTTTCACGCAAATAAGACAGTGTTGTTAATAGAGAAGAAAAGCTCATTCACTCATGCTTTTTTTGTGAAAGAAATTACAAGCATGAATACATAAAGCATCCTTTTTTTGTTTGGAGCTGGGTCACTTCACTGATACATTTGTACAGACTGTACAGTCGATCATTTGTCTCCCTTCTCAGACAGCCAAATGACTCCACTAGGTACAGCCACGAAAGTTAGCACAGCCAAACATGGTCAGCTGCAATATCAGTAAAGGAAGAGGAATGCTTTAATCAGTTTGGCTAATAACATCCCAAATAAAGGATACCCCAAATTACGATAGAATTTTGTTTACCTTGACCTGTCACTGGGATTTCGTTAGAACAGAACAGCCATTTAGGGGAGGGTTACTCTTTGGGCAGATTTCTTGAGAGTTTCCTGTATTTACAACATGTGCTATCTCAGTCTGAAAATGGTATTTATGTCACTTTGTGCAGGAATTGATCCTGCCGTGTACTTTTTGTACCACTGCTCAATTACTGCTGATGCAGCTAACAGAATAAGAAATTTACAGTCCCAATATTTTCCAGCAGGTGTCAACATAAGGCAATGCTATCAAAGCTCTGGTTTAAGGAACCAAGAAACTAAAAAGGAAACTGGCATGAATATTGTAAATTAAAACGACCTAGTGGGAGATGGATGCATAACATTCATTTTGTTGAACTGAGCAAATTTATTTTCGACATTGACAACCCTGAAATCTGTATGATGTCAGTGGGGTACAATTAGATGGCTGAGAGTTGCTTGCCTGAATAGTTGCTTAGTGATCGCTACTCCTCTGAAAGATGTTTGATAGTGGTGACAGAAAACAATTCTACAGCATAggaatatttttttgtattttgtcatcTATAATAGAGTTTAATTGAATTCCATTTGTTATCAGTCTTCATGTATCAAATGGATAAATATCATGAATTCATGTTCTTATGGACACCAAGAATATTAGAACATTAGTACAACTTGGTCATTTTACGGATGAACAAACTAAGGACAAAAAAGCTGTGACTGACCTGAGCTCACACATCTTTCTTAGTGTACACATCACTTTTAAGTTCCCAAAGGAAGCAGTAGCTCATATTTTCATTTGAAGGGAAATCAGCAATTTTTATGTATACATTTAGAATATATATACTTCAGCAGAGATGGAACCCtcagacatttttcttttatgcaaatgaaaacaatttcagagagaaattaaatgctAGGTTAacctgaactgaattgaattccaGTGGCCAGTCATTGCTTCTCTCGTACCCTCCCACTACCCTAGTTACTGGTGCCGTCCTCGGTTTGTTAGATGTGTGGTTATAGCCCCAAAGTAGATTGCCAACTTCTTGGGATTGATTCAAACAGTTTCTCTCAGTACCTTGCATATCAtgagtacttaataaacgtttgttgcgTTGGACTGGACTGGAATTCAGAAGTTGTAGGCTTTGAAGAAATCCCTTGTTTATGTTTGAAAACATTCGACTGTTTGAAGAAGATTGGCTTTGttatgaggaagatcaaagtcgCTGGTTAAGTCCAAACATCATGGTAATTGATGATCGTAAAAACTATTGTCTTTATCTAGCAGAATAATAAATTACTATTACttaacatttgcatttttctcttcttattttaatGGGACATACAGGCAGAAATCAACCCACACAGCgatatttggaaaaatatcgTTGAAAAACAACAGGAAAATATGATCAAGGCCCTTGGAAATTCCAATGCAGCAGCCACCCTCCAACATAAAATCAATGTTATGAATGAAAGATGGAGtcatttaaaagccaaattgcCTTGCATCAGGTCAGTATAAGATATATGAAAATAGGAATTTTGAGAAAAATTTCTTTGTTAATGTGGTATTGTGAGAAAAGAGGTGCAGCACTGAAAATGGCTCAGCaagattttaacattttaaatccaAGTGTACTTGGATCACAATTTAGAGTTGCAAATAGATTTACCAAAATCTAGTCTGTTCTTAAAATTTGCATTGTAAGTAAGGTTGGAAACTGCTTAATAATAGTGAATATTAGTTTTAAAGCAAAGGCCAGTACTGACATCCAAATCTCAGTGGAATCTTTTGAACTGGATAGTAGTCTCATTAGTAGGCTAGGTagcctggccttggagtcaggatagcCTGGATTCATCCGATTCCTCTAAAACATATTATTGTGCTGAGTCGTTCTGTATATGTCCCTTCACTTTTCTTGCCACGGACAATTCTCTTAAGACTTTTAAATTACAGATGTCATGTTGACCTGTATTAATGAAGGAAGTTCATATACCAAGGAGCTTCGTAACCTGAGAAGATAATAGATCCACATGTGCATCAAGGCGGGGGGGCGGTGTTACAAGCCAAGGAGTTTCCTAAAGTGGGGAAATTATAGAGATCTGGTGGTGTAGAGAATATTATTAGTATTTCTCTTACTAACATTTCTCCTCTTGCCTTTCTCCCCTAATAAGATCTGTAATTTTATCTAAATTGGTAGTCTGTTTACCAGCATAGATTGAAGTCTTGCTAGGTTtggtaaaggaatttcagaaggtaCTATGGTGGCCAAGACAAATTGATCATTTTATGGCTAACCTTCTGGTAACAAGCCCTTGAACTTGAAGTCAGTTGGTTGTCAGGCATAAGACAGAGTCTATTCTCTAGCCTATgttccacatctttttttttttcctttggctggaCTTTCCAGAGCTTGTTCTTAATTGACAACTTTTAAGACCTCAGGTTCACAAGCACATCATCCAGGACTGTGGCAGAATATTATCATCATGGTCAGTAGTATCTGGGGGTAGAGAGATTGATATCAGATGCATTTCAGATGGGTGATTGAAGTCAGTCCATCACTCAACTATCATTTATTAATGTGTACTACgtggcaggcactgtggtaagcactggagataaaaagaaatgcaaaaacaaactCTAGCATCAAGGCATTCATACtctaatagggaaagataacATACAAGATATAATCAGGATCAGGTAGAAGTATTATTGGAGTAAGGAGTAACGAAAAGACTCCTTCAATATGGTTGAACATAATACGTTGTGATGGCTGTGATTACAGAATGGAAAATGTCATAGATGTGTGCCAGTTTATGTAAATCATTTTCAAGTTGGCATTTTCAAGTTGTGCTGTAAAATCctccatttgaattttattgGTCCTAATATGTTTGTTCACCAATTTCAatacctttctccctttttcataGCTGTATAAATGAATCAATGTCTATATCTCCACTCTTCCAGCTTGAATGGCAACTCTGTGATCAAGTCACTCTCTgtttaattgttaggaatttaggcctctcttttttaaattcatccCAGAATGTGTTGCTCAGAAAGCCtgcaagaggaaagaaaacccaGTCTGGTGTGACTTTGAAAAATGATCAACCAATTTAGCTACCTTTTTCTctaccaaaagggaaaaacaaaggaaaaactccCCCATGGTGAAATTAGTTTGTGTGTAGACACAAGCTCAGTGTGATATACTGTAGTTACCTTTGCTTCTGGTTTCCTAACCATGATTTCTTTGGTGCAGCCACTTTGGTGGATCTACgatttcattaattttctatATTGTTTCTGGTCATCCCCTTTCTGTGGTTCTTCGTACATGGTAATACTGATCCACTTTTCTCCATATATTCTTCCATATGTTGGGTGTTAGCCCAGCGTGCTCAAGGATGTTTGTGGTCGTCATTACTATCTAGCAGGAGACCCCAGGATATTACTTGAGCtatccttgtcatttcttgtgcTAGCTACTTCACTTGCCCATGCTATGATCTAGTCTGTTGGAAAAATATGTGTTAGAGAAGAGTAAAATATTTGGGATCATAATGATCATCTCCTCAATAAGTCCTTGTCTGTCTGTATCACTTATCCAAGATAAGTCTGTCTATTAATAGCTGGGCAAAGGACTGCCAGATCAAATGTaagccatattttaggaaatatgttttattttcccccatctattttatttttccaatacaAATAGGTTGAGCAATCTTTTTCCAAGGTACTATTGTTTTCACCAAGGAAATTAGGATTTTAGAGTATCACACAATTAGTTCACTATTGATCaataagatcatttaaaaatctcACCATTGATAatgaattcttctctttccaaacAAGGTACATAGGGTGTTTCCTATAACACCAAGTACTTTAGGTGATCAAATGCCTTTTTGTTTCTCATCTTATGTGATGGTAACATTTAGATTGCCCTTGAATCCTAGAGTGCTTTGTCATGTTCGGTATCAGTAAGGACCCTGGCATAGACAGCTTCTTTGATcgacttttctaaaagaaaagcaacttttgaggggtcagcaatctactttaatcaagcacatatgtcattcacttagttcaggggaaaaagtcagcaccctgaacttcagagaaaataaaaacaaattacaaccagaaagaccaacagacagggcttccaactgtctgaacatagAGAAGACAtatatcattaccagagagagaagccccaacacatctgggttttcaaagcaggggggcttcttaaaatggctgcccagagtctcatctggcatatagaaaccttcttccaaaaaattagtccaaagtaaaacctcacctcagagtatatatatacttttcagagcttgAGGGCATGACTGTCATGACCCagtatctcattagaaattaaaaaaaggtgttgtcagaggcctattaatggatggggaaggtttttaactcttttttctccccctagCCCCCACTTACCCTCGATCATTAACCTCAGATGTCCACATGGACGGATAGGTACGATGATACCTTTTTGGGCGACCATTTAAAAAGCTATGTATGTTTTACTCTATGTCAAACATACATCTGttgtatctttgatctgcattcaggctgtactagttctttggagatggaccaacatctttcatcataagccttacagaattgtcttggatcattgtattgctgagaaagctaaagttattcatagtagttcaccataaaatattgctgttactgtgtaaaatgttctcctggtcctgctcttttcactttgcatcagttcgtgtaaatctttccatgcttttctgagagcatcctgttcatcaataacaacttgttcagtcattccctaatcgatggccatctcttcaatttccaattttttgccaccactaaaacaactgctatatttttgtatgcataggtctttttccttttttaaaaaatcttttcgggatatagacctagtagtggcattttgcttggtcaaagggtatgcatggttttatagccctttggggatagttctaaattattttccagaatggttgaatcaatataCAACTTCACTGATTGTACATTACTAGTTTGACTTTTCTCACATGCCCTccgacatttgtcattttctttttctgtcacattaggcaatctgacaggtgtgaggtagtaggtcagagttattttaattttcatttctctcatcactagtgctttggagcatttttttatatgactatagagaacTGATTACTTTTCCTGAAAACTGCATgctaatatcctttgaccatataacAGTTGAGGAATGCctgttatttctataaatttcccTCTACAGCTCCCTCGCCTGACTGGTGTTTCTGGATAATGGCCATCACCTCTCTTTGTACAAAGTTTTAGAATTTTCATGAAAAAGACTAAATGTATGCCTTTCATTTCTTTAGGTAACAAATGTTATGAGGTGATATGCATGACTGTGAGTGAATCATAGATCAAAATCTTGCAAAAAAGGGCTATTATTTCTCCTACCATTTTTGATGTTCTTGGAATCCAAAAAACTTTACTGTCACAAGCCTCATTTTAGGTTTTATATAATTTTCATCATATTCTTcactttcatgcttttttttaaaggcgAGGAATTTTTAGGTAAATTGTCAATTAtctaagagaaaatgaaaggggaTGTTGGGGCAATGTAGTACAGAGTAGGAAAAGGAACTGTGGACCTTGAAATTAGATAGAATTTGGTTTGATACCAGTTCATAATGGGCAGGTCATTTCACTATCATCCCTTAAATGAGGTCAACAGTGTTTGTGGAGGTAGAGTCAGAGACCTGTGGAGAGGATTGAAATTACTATTATATTATGACCTAATGACTGATGATATTTTGTGTTTGTCTTAGATTTAATATGTAGCTTTGTTCAGTGAATGGTAATTGTCTCATCTCTGTTTTAGTCCTCTCAATTATATTTAGTTTAAAGATAACTCCAGGCCCACACAATTTTTTCTAGTTTAGTATAACTAAATTTCGATTGACAACCACATCTTCTCATTTGTATATATGCTTCTGATGTATTCCCAGTGAGCCAGATGTATTTTGTGACCTTCAGAATGTTGTGTAATTCCCAAGTTAATGATTTTCTAAACCTGTATCAAAGCTAATTGTCATACTGACATATTTCctaaatattgtaaatattggTGATTATAAAAGAGGTCTAGAAGCAAGCTGTGAAAATGCCTCccttgctccccccccccccatcaaaccagcacttcttttcattatcttgatataatatttctgtgattaccttttctttgttataaatgaCGTTGGTATGATAGATGACCGAAGGAGAAGGGCATTTCCAGTCAAGGGAATTCTATTGAGGAAATGAAAAGTTGCCTGTTGTAGAAGAAATGGTATCATTAGTGGGTCTATACTGGCTTTGTAGATTGCATTGCAAAAACCGGAAGTTTGTGCACTTTCAGAAACTCTGCCTTGGCAGGGCTGGATCAGCCTTCAGCCCAGCTGAATGCTACTTTCTTCCTCCCGTGTCCACAGAAAGGTGACCTTAACAAAGTGTTTCCCTGATCGCGGTATTTGATTTCATTGAgctattct
The DNA window shown above is from Notamacropus eugenii isolate mMacEug1 chromosome 2, mMacEug1.pri_v2, whole genome shotgun sequence and carries:
- the LOC140527007 gene encoding utrophin-like, whose translation is MDKLWNWLTEAETSINVLANAIEQEDALEECVSYKKLNKQFEAEINPHSDIWKNIVEKQQENMIKALGNSNAAATLQHKINVMNERWSHLKAKLPCIRRRSSNKL